A segment of the Symmachiella macrocystis genome:
TCGATCCGGCGCTGCCCGTTTGGCCGCGGCTGTTGTCGGCGGCGGGGTATCGGACGGCTCTGATTGGCAAGTGGCATTTGGGGGAGACCGACCGCTGTCATCCTACAAAATTCGGCTATGATCTCTTCACCGGTTTTCGGCACGGCGGAATGACGTCGCAAAATCCGCTGGTGGAGATCGACGGAACCGAGCGACGCGTCACAGGTTGGACACCCGATATTCTGACCGACCATGCACTCCAATTCCTCAAAGAAAATGGCGACGGCAAGCCGTTTTGTCTTTCACTGCACTTCTGGGCGCCGCACGCCAACGCGCACAAGATCGACAAAGACCGCACATGGCTCCCCTTGTCCGCAGCCGACTTTGGACCGTTTCGCGATCTCGATCCCCAGGTTCCCCAGCCCGATTTCCCGGACCTCGACATCCCCCGCGTCAAACGCATGACCCGCGAGTATTTAGGCTCGATCGCCAGCGTCGACCGTAATGTAGGCCGCGTCCTCCAAGCTTTAGAGGATTTAAAATTGGCCGAGAATACTGTGGTCATTTATACCTCGGACCACGGCTACAACCTGGGGCACCACGGTATCTGGCACAAGGGAAACGGCCGCTGGATCTTAAAGAATAATCGCGGCGCCCGTCCCAACTTGTGGGACCACTCATTACGCACGCCAACCATCATCCGCTGGCCCGGCCAGATTCCACCCGGCACCGTGATCGACCGTTGCGTCACCTTTCTGGATTGGTTCCCCACAATCCTCGACATGGCCGGCATGGCCCGCCCAAAAGATATTACGCTTCGGGGCCGTAGTTTTTTGCCGCTACTGCAAGGCGAGAAGATCAATTGGGACGACAACGTCTTCGTGCAATACCGCATGTGGGACTGGAACCAAACCGCCGCCGATCTGCGCGCTTATCGCACGCCACGCTGGAAATTGATCCGTGATTTTCACAACACCGGGCAGGACGAACTCTACTATTTGGCGAATGATCCCAAAGAATTAAACAATTTGACCGACTCGGTGGATCCCCAAGTAGTGGCGGTCAAAGCCAAACTCAACCACCGCCTGCAAAAAGCGATGCAAAAGATCGGCGACCAGCCCAATTGATATGGCGCGCCCTACATTTATGTTGTGGGAGTTTCAATATGATGCGTTTTGTTCTTGCCGGGCTGTTGCTCATCAATTGTCAAACATGCTGGGCTGACGATGAGCCGCCGCAGGCGATTTCAAAACGTGATCCGCTGAGTTTTACGCCACAGCGGGCGGAAACGCCGGCCCTGCAATATGTTTTGATGCCGCCTTACTTGGATAAAACCGAAGGAAACGCGGCGACGATGTATTACCGGGCACTGTTGGAGCTCAGTGAACTTGAACGACTTAAAAAGGGCGCAAACCTTTTCGATGAAGTACTTGCCTGGACTGCGGCGCCGGACGATGTCTTTAACGTGGATAAAGTGCGAGACACGCTCAAACCGTTTCGGGCAGTTCTAGAAAACACGGAAATCGCCGCTCGTCGAACCTATTGTCGCTGGGATCTGCCGCAAGCAGAAAACAAGGAAGATCTGTATTACATCACGCTGAATGAGAGTCAGGAGATGCGTGAAATCGCTCGACTATTGGTCCTCAAAGCGCGACTGGAGATCACCGAAGGAGACTACGATCAAGCGGTGCGGACATTTCAAACGACTTATGCCATGGCTCGGCATGTTTCCGAACCGCCTATCATCATTTGTGATCTCATCGGCGTGGCCATCGTCTCGATGATCAACGATCAGGTCGCCGCGTTCGTCCGTGCTCCCGATACTCCGAATCTGTACTGGCCGCTGACAGCGCTGCCGCGACCGATTATTGATGTTCGTCCGTCGATGGGACTGGAAGGGAACGGCCTGTACTTTGTATTCCCGCAATTATTGGCAGCCAAAACCAAAACGCTGACGCCCGAGCAATGGCAGGCGGAGTTGGAGGCGTTTTTGAAGAAATTCGAAAAGGTCGCCGCCGCTACAGGGGGCATGGACGCTGACGAACTGGCCGAAATCAAAAAGAAAACGGACTTTAAAACCATCATGGCTCGTGCGGTGGAAGCGAAGACCGGCCTAATCAAAATGGGGCAGCCTTCACAAGCCGCAAAGGACATGGCAGCCGGTCAAGCAATTTTGCTGTATACCGCATTGGTCTTCGATCATTTCCGGGATGACCTATTTAAGTGGGCCTACGTTCCTTTGGCAGAGGCAGGTGAGGAATTTAGAAACGCCCGCAAATCGATTAAAGAAAATAGCGATACGATCGAACTCGTGCCAGTTGCGGCACTGTTGTTACCGGCTTTGGATGGGGTCGTCCGCGCCGTCCAACGTCAGGAAGGCGTTATTGCACAACTGCGCGGGTTCGAGGCGATCCGCATGTATGCCGCCGAGCATGACGGAGAATTGCCGGACAAACTTTCGGATATCAAAGCAGTCCCGATTCCGGATGACCCGCTGACCGGCAAACCGTTTTTCTATCACCGTGACGGAGAGACAGGGGCGCTGGGAACGATGCCGTTGAGGATCGCTAAGTAGCCCTCTGGGCTGCTATTGCTTTCGGCGACCGGGCTGGGCTTCGTTGGCGACTTGATCCGCTGGTTTGGCCACGCGATAGATCCACATTTTGTGAAACCGCGGATCATTCTCAAACAGCAGTTGCAGTTCGCTGGATGGCGCTAATTTCCGGTTGCGGACACCGGCAAAAAAGGTGTAGTCGCGCTCCAGCAACAAGAATTCTACGTTGTTCCTACGCAGCCAACCGATGTTGTCTTTGAGCCAAATATTCAGATCCGCACGAGGAGGGACAACCAGCTTTGTGTATTCCGACTTCGCGTAAAAAGGAACGCGGCGCCATTTCTGTGTGCAAGCGATGTTCGTTTTTTTGCCGCTCGTCTTGCGAACCAACTCACCCAATTCTCGTTCCAATGCCTTTCCGTCCCGCAGGTAATGGAACGAACGGCCGATCGATGCTACCGCCAAGCAGCACACAATCGTGCAGGTCGCAGTGCGGACCAAGGCCCCGCGGTTGATCTGCTCCAACTGCACGCCCAGCCAATCGGTGAATTGAAAGAATCCCAAACAGGTCCACGGTAACACAAAGGGAATCAAGGCAAAGGCGTAACGTGACGAGATCACGTGTTCGGTAGCCAAATGGTGCAACAAAATCCCCAACACCAGCAGCGATTGCAGCACCAACGGCCAATCTCGTTCGTTGCGCCAAAACCGGGACCGTCCCCAATACAACCCAATGAACAGACAGATCAACGTCGGAAATTCAAAAGCCTTGGTCACATGGTAGGACAGGTCGGCGATGTAGACCCACCAGAGATGATCCTTCGCCAAGTCCACAAGCCGCGTCTGTTTATTCTGATAGGCGGGCAAACTTTCCGCCAGATGTTTTAAGCTCCGCCGCGGGCTCATCAAATTCCAGGCTTCCGGACCGTCGGCCGGCGTCAAACCCGCATACGCCGATTGGTGCTTTTCAGAATAATCTCGGGCCATAGCAACCAGTTGCCATTTCCCCCAATCTTCGGCCGGAATCACCGTAACCGCTGTGGTGACAACAGCAGCGAACAACAACGACACAGTCAGCGCTGGTTTCCATAGTTTCATAAACAACCGCCGCCGCTCCGGCCAGACATGGGCCGTCCACCACATCCCTGCCAACACGAATAGAATAATGCCTTCCACGCGGGTCATCGTCGCGATCATGCACAGCACGCCGCCCAGCAGAAAGCGCCACCAACTATTGTGCTGCACCGCTGACCAAAAGACAGCGATCGCTGAAAATCCAAACAGCCAATACAAACCTTCGCGCAGAACTTCACTACTCACGTGCGCCATTGTGGGATGCACCGTATAGATCAGCGCCGCCATTTCCGCGACGCGCCGCCCAAACGCTGACCGGCAGAACCAATACAACGGCAGTAAGGCCAATGTCGCCGCAACGGCGCTAATCAGTTGGCCCGCCAAGACATGATTGATTCCCGTGCGCGCAACGAGCAAGATCAACAGTGGATAGGGGTTGAGCAGATATTTATCGGGAATTTTTTCGACGTTGCCCGATTCAATCATATGCGCCCAGCCGACGTAATTCAGGCCATCGCGGCTGATCACATCGTTTGCATTGACCAACACCAATCGAAGCCCCAAGGCGACGATCATCAACAACGGCAATAACCAACGCGAATCACCCAACCAAGGTAATCGCCAACCTTCATTTTGGGTTACTGAGGGGTGATCAGTGGTAGTGTCGCGTGGTTGCTTCATGCGGAGGTTGCAGAGTCGTCCTTGAGCGGGCGGCCGTGTTATACGTTTCACCCGAATTCGATCGGCGAAAATTGCATCGTGTTCGGAAATTCACTCGACAGTTGAAATCGGAGTTCGCGCCCCTGCAGCATCGGGCCTGCTTCCCACCGATCTCAAAGC
Coding sequences within it:
- a CDS encoding sulfatase family protein, which encodes MLRLLIAVGAILVVGSPLSAAQRPNIIMIVADDHAPWAFGAAGHPDARTPNMDRLSREGARLTNCFVATPVCSASRAALMTSRYPTETGITDYLSPERMPDLGLDPALPVWPRLLSAAGYRTALIGKWHLGETDRCHPTKFGYDLFTGFRHGGMTSQNPLVEIDGTERRVTGWTPDILTDHALQFLKENGDGKPFCLSLHFWAPHANAHKIDKDRTWLPLSAADFGPFRDLDPQVPQPDFPDLDIPRVKRMTREYLGSIASVDRNVGRVLQALEDLKLAENTVVIYTSDHGYNLGHHGIWHKGNGRWILKNNRGARPNLWDHSLRTPTIIRWPGQIPPGTVIDRCVTFLDWFPTILDMAGMARPKDITLRGRSFLPLLQGEKINWDDNVFVQYRMWDWNQTAADLRAYRTPRWKLIRDFHNTGQDELYYLANDPKELNNLTDSVDPQVVAVKAKLNHRLQKAMQKIGDQPN
- a CDS encoding ArnT family glycosyltransferase, with translation MKQPRDTTTDHPSVTQNEGWRLPWLGDSRWLLPLLMIVALGLRLVLVNANDVISRDGLNYVGWAHMIESGNVEKIPDKYLLNPYPLLILLVARTGINHVLAGQLISAVAATLALLPLYWFCRSAFGRRVAEMAALIYTVHPTMAHVSSEVLREGLYWLFGFSAIAVFWSAVQHNSWWRFLLGGVLCMIATMTRVEGIILFVLAGMWWTAHVWPERRRLFMKLWKPALTVSLLFAAVVTTAVTVIPAEDWGKWQLVAMARDYSEKHQSAYAGLTPADGPEAWNLMSPRRSLKHLAESLPAYQNKQTRLVDLAKDHLWWVYIADLSYHVTKAFEFPTLICLFIGLYWGRSRFWRNERDWPLVLQSLLVLGILLHHLATEHVISSRYAFALIPFVLPWTCLGFFQFTDWLGVQLEQINRGALVRTATCTIVCCLAVASIGRSFHYLRDGKALERELGELVRKTSGKKTNIACTQKWRRVPFYAKSEYTKLVVPPRADLNIWLKDNIGWLRRNNVEFLLLERDYTFFAGVRNRKLAPSSELQLLFENDPRFHKMWIYRVAKPADQVANEAQPGRRKQ